A region from the Lysobacter antibioticus genome encodes:
- a CDS encoding autotransporter domain-containing protein, with translation MPADARCRLRLHPLSRGIAQAIPLLIALQMFAGQARAACTPAAPTDGATVSCTGVPILLPPNPNSFLSNANNLDVTVQAGAIMSTLPGGTAMSLGGTGLTLNNLGAIDANAAGSLVLARALAVGNLVAPTSGNVAINNQGSIEGTFDGTFGLGGSAMLIANAGTTTIANSGSIGMSALGLFDPVNSVAVAIYGGGNVNFTNTGTITGRVAFASPGSGGNVFVNAGTINGSVSLGTALSNDTFVAVTGSTLGNPLIPLPPVTVPTPTVPPGLLTFAATGTVDAGVGGFDTLVLQNTVAGPGSGTGGSGSISALQYLNFENLTVNSGTWTLSGAVVSGSATLNGGLSLFDNALAFGTGTLTGNGGAIEASLPGLTLTQNVNLTGGLIVQGGNSLSLGGTVGGAGGLIKNGTDTLSLLGSNNFSGGLALNAGGLTLGSAGSLGTGLFLVGGPATLNTAFSGTLTNQVQLNGALTLNGAGALTLAGNINGAGSLTLGSGALALTGSNNYSGGTVLQAGSIDVGNNSALGTGTLTVNGAGSLTGAAGVTLSNNIVLNNTLNFGAGGSGGALTLNGTISGAGGISLAGASGVTLNGSNNFSGGFNLGGGALTVGSNTALGSGAVTVSGAGSLDANTALSLANNFNLNAGLNILGSNDLALNGSIGGLAGLTKSGAATLSLGNANAFAGGVNLLGGGLSVGTGTSLGLGTLTVNGAANFSSTAAVNLGNAVVLNADLGIGGSNDIAFGGLITGAGGLNYGGSATLSLNGANGFGGGVGLASGNLSVGNNLALGTGSLDVSGNAGLSAGVPGIALSNNVNLGTGTTLALSGANALALNGTIAGDGGLSINGSGAFTLGGSNSFGGGVSLASGSLLLGTDASLGTGTLGVTGNASLASTGAALNLGNAINLGAGAGLTLGGAADLSFGGTIGGAGSLIKTGAGAVSLNGANNFGGGFDLQAGTLNLGTDTALGSGALSVNGTATLNASTALNVSNAINLNAALSIGGANDLALGGSIGGSGGLSFNGPATLTLSGANAFNGGVALGGGTLAVGADLALGSGALNVGGNAGLTASAANIALANAINLGAGTTLAISGANALSLDGSIGGAGGLAMNGTGTLELGGANLFGGGVALNAGMLGVGNNLALGTGTLSVGGDAELTATAPAIALGNAITLASGAQLGIGGANDLALNGTIGGAGSLAFDGSGILTLGAANTFGGGFDLDAGTLALGSSTALGSGALDVGGNANLSAAVAGIDLANTVNVGAGSALSTIGNNALTLSGTVMGSGTLIKAGSAALTLSGNVAGFAGGLSVQGGTLNVGNPITAGFTSAAGTSANFSGGVDQLSATGAIAGAVDLGGGDDRFYSSLANLAGITGSINGNSGSDTFAVGGSGEGSLPWAALIGFEQLNLAAGGTLILPAGGTANFANSAIAGNLVLNGSLTGNAVVAAGGALIGDGALTGALTLGGTLAPSGLAGATSAAGGNGSVGASLNVASLTFNPGATLQVRQTGAGVTDSVIVAGTASLSGGQVVAIPQAGSYAPVTDYRIVDAGAISGAFTGVSQTALPFLDATLVTIGNDVFLRLSEHDVGGSGIRFNQFPGLSGNQQAVANALQTIADANSGQLPTLIAAARGLSAAQAPRAFDTLSGETYASIVSAQRYNAEQLQRSVARQLDRVRDAGVEDEDTLGTLWATAYGGRAEFDGEGLAGIDNSLAGFAMGLEGSPGANFRFGGHVGMAHSKMETDRRDDQVEADLFNVGIQWLYAPGPFWTQGAVGYSYASYDAEREIAVGTFNARTDAHFSGDGVYGMLEAGWRWDGASLRIEPLLGVYYSKLEAIRFSERGGGDANLVVNSDSFDATTAGIGVRFSGLPGQGARKWQPTADIRYLRDLQDDRPFARNAFAGASVPDFGVNGFVAERNRWNVGLGLSYRLSPVSSGFIEYRGDIGSDDRAHSLNMGLRLGWGGKAAVAAARAAPWAGAQANAGGVDPAATTSSTAKKASPAPAVAAAAVGSGTAVAASPASSAGTTAPTATAPANYGYCPIKPAGASKAAGSVANAKARAARPISKSKRVASRGTGIKAKPRRSATRLAAQTPPPAPPSGAVALPSHWCDEASARVD, from the coding sequence ATGCCCGCAGATGCGCGTTGTCGTCTTCGCCTTCATCCCCTCAGCCGCGGCATCGCCCAGGCGATCCCGCTGCTGATCGCGCTGCAGATGTTCGCCGGCCAGGCCCGTGCCGCGTGCACGCCGGCCGCGCCGACCGACGGCGCAACGGTCAGCTGCACCGGCGTGCCGATCCTGCTGCCGCCGAATCCGAACAGTTTCCTCAGCAACGCCAACAATCTCGACGTTACCGTCCAGGCCGGCGCGATCATGAGCACGCTGCCGGGCGGCACCGCGATGAGTTTGGGCGGCACCGGCCTGACCCTCAACAACCTCGGCGCCATCGACGCCAATGCCGCCGGCTCGCTGGTGCTGGCGCGCGCGCTTGCGGTCGGTAACCTGGTCGCGCCGACCAGCGGCAACGTCGCCATCAACAACCAGGGTTCGATCGAAGGCACCTTCGACGGCACCTTCGGTCTCGGCGGCTCGGCGATGTTGATCGCCAACGCCGGCACCACCACCATCGCCAACAGCGGTTCGATCGGCATGAGCGCGCTCGGCCTGTTCGATCCGGTCAACTCGGTGGCAGTGGCGATCTACGGCGGCGGTAACGTCAATTTCACCAATACCGGCACGATCACCGGCCGCGTCGCCTTCGCCAGCCCGGGCAGCGGCGGTAACGTTTTCGTCAACGCCGGCACGATCAACGGCAGCGTCTCGCTGGGCACCGCGCTCAGCAACGACACCTTCGTCGCGGTGACCGGTTCCACGCTCGGCAATCCGCTGATTCCGCTGCCGCCGGTGACGGTACCCACGCCGACCGTGCCCCCCGGTCTGCTGACCTTCGCCGCCACCGGCACCGTGGACGCCGGCGTCGGCGGCTTCGACACCCTGGTGCTGCAAAACACCGTCGCCGGCCCCGGTTCCGGCACCGGCGGCAGCGGTTCGATCTCGGCGCTGCAATACCTCAACTTCGAAAACCTGACCGTCAACAGCGGCACCTGGACCTTGAGCGGCGCCGTGGTCAGCGGCAGCGCGACCCTCAACGGCGGCTTGTCGTTGTTCGACAACGCCCTGGCGTTCGGCACCGGTACGCTGACCGGCAACGGCGGCGCGATCGAAGCCTCGCTGCCGGGATTGACCTTGACGCAGAACGTCAACCTCACCGGCGGCTTGATCGTGCAAGGCGGCAACAGCCTGAGCCTCGGCGGCACCGTCGGCGGCGCCGGCGGCCTGATCAAGAACGGCACCGACACGCTGTCGCTGCTCGGCAGCAACAACTTCAGCGGCGGCCTCGCGCTCAACGCCGGCGGGCTCACTCTCGGCAGCGCCGGCTCGCTCGGCACCGGATTGTTCCTGGTCGGCGGCCCGGCGACGCTCAACACCGCCTTCTCCGGCACCTTGACCAACCAAGTGCAGCTCAACGGCGCGCTGACGCTCAACGGCGCCGGTGCGCTCACCCTTGCGGGCAATATCAACGGCGCCGGCAGCCTGACCCTGGGCAGCGGCGCGCTGGCGCTGACCGGCAGCAACAACTACAGCGGCGGCACCGTGCTGCAGGCTGGCTCGATCGATGTCGGCAACAACAGCGCGCTCGGCACCGGCACCCTGACCGTCAACGGCGCCGGCAGCCTGACCGGCGCGGCCGGGGTGACCCTGAGCAATAACATCGTGCTCAACAACACCCTCAACTTCGGCGCCGGCGGCAGCGGCGGCGCGCTGACCCTCAATGGCACGATCAGCGGCGCCGGCGGCATCAGCCTCGCCGGTGCGTCCGGGGTCACCCTCAACGGCAGCAATAATTTTTCCGGCGGCTTCAATCTCGGCGGCGGCGCACTGACAGTCGGCAGCAACACCGCCCTCGGCAGCGGTGCGGTCACCGTCAGCGGCGCCGGCTCGCTGGATGCCAACACTGCGCTCAGTCTGGCCAACAACTTCAATCTCAATGCGGGTTTGAACATACTCGGCAGCAACGACCTCGCCCTCAACGGCAGCATCGGCGGCCTCGCCGGTCTGACCAAAAGCGGCGCGGCCACACTCAGCCTCGGCAATGCCAACGCCTTTGCCGGCGGCGTCAATCTGCTCGGCGGCGGGCTCAGCGTCGGCACCGGCACTTCGCTCGGCCTGGGCACGTTGACGGTCAACGGCGCGGCGAACTTCAGCTCCACGGCCGCGGTCAACCTCGGCAACGCCGTGGTGCTGAATGCCGACCTCGGCATCGGCGGCAGCAACGACATCGCGTTCGGCGGCCTGATTACCGGCGCCGGCGGTTTGAACTACGGCGGCAGCGCCACCTTGAGCCTCAACGGCGCCAACGGCTTCGGCGGCGGTGTCGGTCTGGCCAGCGGCAACCTCAGCGTCGGTAACAATCTGGCACTCGGCACCGGCTCGCTCGATGTCAGCGGCAATGCCGGATTGAGCGCGGGCGTGCCCGGCATCGCCCTGTCCAACAACGTCAATCTGGGCACCGGCACCACGCTCGCCCTGAGCGGCGCCAACGCGCTCGCGCTCAACGGCACGATCGCCGGCGACGGCGGACTGTCGATCAACGGCAGCGGCGCTTTCACCCTCGGCGGCAGCAACAGCTTCGGCGGCGGTGTCTCGCTCGCCTCCGGCAGCCTGCTGCTCGGCACCGATGCGTCGCTCGGCACCGGCACGCTCGGCGTTACCGGCAATGCCAGTCTCGCCAGTACCGGCGCGGCCTTGAACCTCGGCAATGCCATCAACCTCGGCGCCGGCGCCGGCCTTACCCTCGGCGGCGCCGCCGACCTCAGCTTCGGCGGCACCATCGGCGGCGCCGGCTCGCTGATCAAGACCGGTGCCGGCGCGGTCTCGCTCAATGGCGCCAACAACTTCGGCGGCGGCTTCGACCTGCAGGCCGGCACGCTCAATCTCGGCACCGATACCGCGCTCGGCAGCGGCGCGCTGTCGGTCAATGGCACGGCCACGCTCAATGCCAGCACCGCCTTGAACGTAAGCAATGCGATCAACCTCAACGCCGCGCTGAGCATCGGCGGCGCCAACGATCTCGCCCTCGGCGGCAGCATCGGCGGCAGCGGCGGCCTGAGTTTCAACGGCCCCGCCACGCTCACGCTCAGCGGCGCCAACGCGTTCAACGGCGGCGTTGCGCTCGGCGGCGGCACCCTCGCGGTCGGCGCGGATCTCGCCCTCGGCAGCGGCGCGCTCAACGTCGGCGGCAACGCCGGCCTGACCGCCAGCGCGGCGAACATCGCCTTGGCTAATGCGATCAATCTCGGTGCCGGTACGACGCTCGCTATCAGCGGTGCCAACGCGCTCTCGCTCGACGGCAGCATCGGCGGCGCGGGCGGCCTGGCGATGAACGGCACCGGCACGCTCGAGCTCGGCGGCGCCAACTTGTTCGGTGGCGGCGTTGCGCTCAATGCCGGCATGCTGGGCGTCGGCAACAATCTCGCTCTCGGCACCGGCACGCTCAGCGTCGGTGGAGATGCCGAACTCACCGCAACCGCACCGGCCATCGCGCTCGGCAATGCGATCACCTTGGCGAGCGGCGCGCAGTTGGGTATCGGCGGCGCCAACGATCTCGCCCTCAACGGCACGATCGGCGGCGCCGGCAGTTTGGCCTTCGACGGCAGCGGCATCCTGACCCTCGGCGCCGCCAATACCTTCGGCGGCGGTTTCGATCTCGACGCCGGCACGCTCGCGCTGGGCAGCTCCACTGCGCTCGGCAGCGGCGCGCTCGATGTCGGGGGCAACGCCAACCTCAGTGCCGCGGTCGCCGGCATCGATCTGGCCAACACCGTCAACGTCGGCGCCGGCAGCGCGCTCAGCACGATCGGCAACAACGCACTGACCCTGAGCGGCACGGTCATGGGCAGCGGCACTTTGATCAAGGCCGGCAGCGCCGCGCTGACCCTCAGCGGCAACGTCGCCGGTTTCGCCGGTGGCCTGTCGGTGCAGGGCGGCACCCTCAACGTCGGCAATCCGATCACCGCCGGTTTCACCTCAGCGGCCGGCACCAGCGCCAACTTCAGCGGCGGCGTCGACCAACTCAGCGCGACCGGCGCGATCGCCGGCGCGGTCGATCTCGGCGGCGGCGACGACCGTTTCTACAGCAGCCTGGCGAACCTGGCCGGCATCACCGGCTCCATCAACGGCAACAGCGGCAGCGATACTTTCGCGGTCGGCGGCAGCGGCGAGGGCAGCTTGCCCTGGGCTGCGTTGATCGGCTTCGAACAGCTCAACCTCGCTGCCGGCGGCACCCTGATCCTGCCCGCCGGCGGCACCGCCAACTTCGCCAACAGCGCCATCGCCGGCAACCTGGTGCTCAATGGCAGCCTGACCGGCAACGCTGTCGTCGCGGCGGGCGGCGCACTGATTGGGGACGGCGCGTTGACCGGCGCGTTGACGCTCGGCGGGACCCTCGCGCCTTCCGGCCTGGCCGGAGCGACGAGTGCGGCCGGCGGCAACGGGTCGGTCGGCGCGTCGCTCAATGTCGCCAGCCTGACCTTCAATCCCGGCGCGACCCTGCAAGTGCGGCAGACCGGCGCCGGCGTCACCGACAGCGTGATCGTTGCCGGCACGGCGAGCTTGAGCGGCGGCCAGGTCGTGGCGATTCCGCAGGCCGGCAGCTACGCGCCGGTTACCGACTACCGCATCGTCGATGCGGGCGCGATCAGCGGCGCCTTCACCGGCGTCTCGCAGACCGCCTTGCCGTTCCTCGATGCGACCCTGGTGACGATCGGCAACGACGTGTTCCTGCGCTTGAGCGAACACGACGTCGGCGGTAGCGGCATCCGCTTCAACCAGTTCCCCGGCCTCAGCGGCAATCAACAGGCCGTGGCCAACGCCTTGCAGACGATCGCCGACGCCAACAGCGGTCAGTTGCCGACCTTGATCGCGGCCGCACGCGGCCTCAGCGCGGCGCAGGCACCGCGCGCCTTCGACACGCTCAGCGGTGAGACCTACGCCTCCATCGTCAGCGCCCAGCGCTACAACGCCGAGCAATTGCAGCGCAGCGTCGCCCGCCAACTCGACCGCGTGCGCGATGCCGGCGTCGAGGACGAGGACACCCTCGGCACCTTGTGGGCGACCGCTTACGGCGGCCGCGCCGAGTTCGACGGCGAAGGCCTGGCCGGCATCGACAACTCGCTGGCCGGTTTCGCGATGGGCCTGGAAGGTTCGCCCGGCGCGAACTTCCGTTTCGGCGGCCACGTCGGCATGGCCCACTCGAAGATGGAAACCGACCGTCGCGACGACCAGGTCGAAGCCGACCTGTTCAATGTCGGCATCCAGTGGCTGTATGCGCCGGGCCCGTTCTGGACCCAGGGTGCGGTCGGCTACAGCTACGCCAGCTACGACGCCGAGCGCGAGATCGCGGTCGGTACCTTCAACGCCCGCACCGATGCGCATTTCAGCGGCGACGGCGTGTACGGCATGCTCGAAGCCGGTTGGCGCTGGGACGGCGCGAGCCTGCGCATCGAACCCTTGCTCGGCGTTTACTACAGCAAGCTCGAAGCGATCCGCTTCAGCGAACGCGGCGGCGGCGACGCCAACCTGGTGGTGAACAGCGACAGTTTCGACGCCACCACCGCCGGTATCGGCGTGCGCTTCTCCGGCCTGCCCGGCCAGGGCGCACGCAAGTGGCAGCCGACCGCGGACATCCGTTATCTGCGCGACCTGCAGGACGACCGGCCGTTCGCGCGCAACGCCTTCGCCGGCGCGAGCGTGCCCGACTTCGGCGTCAACGGCTTCGTCGCCGAGCGCAATCGCTGGAACGTCGGCCTGGGCCTGTCCTACCGGCTCAGCCCGGTCAGCAGCGGCTTCATCGAATACCGCGGCGACATCGGCAGCGACGATCGCGCGCATTCGCTCAACATGGGCCTGCGCTTGGGTTGGGGCGGCAAGGCCGCGGTCGCGGCTGCGCGCGCGGCACCGTGGGCCGGTGCCCAGGCCAATGCGGGCGGGGTCGATCCGGCCGCTACGACCAGCTCGACTGCGAAGAAGGCATCGCCGGCACCGGCTGTCGCAGCGGCTGCGGTCGGTAGCGGAACCGCTGTGGCGGCGTCCCCGGCTTCGAGCGCGGGCACGACCGCGCCGACGGCTACGGCGCCGGCCAACTACGGCTATTGCCCGATCAAGCCCGCGGGCGCGTCGAAGGCCGCGGGTTCGGTCGCCAATGCCAAGGCCCGAGCCGCGCGGCCGATCTCCAAGAGCAAGCGTGTCGCTTCGCGCGGCACCGGCATCAAGGCGAAGCCACGTCGCAGTGCGACGCGGCTCGCCGCCCAGACACCGCCTCCCGCCCCTCCGTCGGGTGCGGTGGCCCTGCCGTCGCACTGGTGCGACGAGGCTTCGGCCCGGGTCGACTAG
- a CDS encoding PepSY-associated TM helix domain-containing protein, translated as MTAAGHDFYRAVWRWHFYAGLFVAPLLLILAITGSIYLFNDEIEDAVHADLRFAPERRGALPPSRLIAAVQSAYPGTVTRIDLPSQPRRTAQVFVTPAQGAPLRVFVDPGSARVHGAFVYTRTLVGFADTVHGSLLLGRVGDAIVELAACWALLLIATGVYLWWPSGPGWYRAFWPDLRARGRGFWRSLHGAVGVWSSTLIVFLILTGLPWAGVWGDLLRAGTQSLGIGYPEQHRHHGPTKTTAAPTMAQAVGETPWTLRDAPMPMSAHAHHATHAGASPASASDIGIDAAVRALAAQGLVADYRLSLPQSADGVYSAVVYPDRPQGQRSVQIDRYRGTVVGDTGFADYGWAAQAVEVGVQLHMGNYFGRANQLIMLLPCLGVFGLCLSGVWLWWRRRPRGRLGAPRTSTPTQAKTIVAIAAGCGLLLPLLGASLLLVLVLDRCLIARLPRLRTALR; from the coding sequence ATGACCGCGGCCGGTCACGACTTCTATCGCGCGGTCTGGCGCTGGCATTTCTATGCCGGCCTGTTCGTCGCGCCCTTGCTGCTGATCCTGGCGATCACCGGTTCGATCTATCTGTTCAACGACGAGATCGAAGATGCGGTCCACGCCGATTTGCGCTTCGCCCCGGAACGCCGCGGCGCGCTGCCGCCGTCGCGGCTGATCGCCGCGGTGCAATCGGCGTATCCGGGCACGGTGACGCGCATCGACCTGCCCTCGCAGCCGCGGCGCACCGCGCAGGTGTTCGTGACGCCGGCGCAGGGCGCACCGCTGCGGGTATTCGTCGACCCCGGCAGCGCCCGCGTCCACGGCGCCTTCGTCTATACCCGCACCCTGGTCGGTTTCGCCGACACCGTACACGGCTCACTGCTGCTCGGCCGCGTCGGCGACGCCATCGTCGAACTGGCTGCGTGCTGGGCGCTGCTGCTGATCGCCACCGGCGTGTATTTGTGGTGGCCGTCCGGCCCGGGCTGGTATCGCGCTTTTTGGCCCGATCTGCGTGCGCGCGGACGCGGCTTCTGGCGCAGCCTGCATGGCGCGGTCGGGGTCTGGAGCTCGACGCTGATCGTGTTCCTGATCCTGACCGGCCTGCCCTGGGCCGGGGTCTGGGGCGACCTGTTGCGCGCCGGCACCCAGTCGCTCGGCATCGGTTATCCCGAGCAGCATCGCCATCACGGCCCGACCAAGACCACCGCCGCGCCGACCATGGCGCAGGCCGTCGGCGAAACGCCGTGGACGCTGCGCGACGCGCCGATGCCAATGTCCGCGCATGCGCATCACGCCACCCATGCCGGCGCCTCGCCGGCATCGGCGAGCGACATCGGCATCGATGCCGCGGTACGCGCACTCGCCGCGCAGGGACTCGTCGCCGACTACCGCCTGTCCTTGCCGCAGAGCGCCGACGGCGTCTATTCGGCGGTCGTCTATCCGGACCGCCCGCAAGGCCAGCGCAGCGTGCAGATCGACCGTTATCGCGGCACCGTCGTCGGCGACACCGGCTTCGCCGATTACGGCTGGGCGGCGCAGGCGGTCGAGGTCGGCGTGCAGTTGCACATGGGCAACTACTTCGGCCGCGCCAATCAGCTGATCATGCTGCTGCCCTGCCTGGGCGTGTTCGGCCTGTGCCTCAGCGGCGTGTGGTTATGGTGGCGGCGGCGCCCACGCGGCCGCCTCGGCGCGCCGCGTACCTCGACGCCGACCCAGGCGAAGACCATCGTCGCCATCGCGGCGGGCTGCGGCCTGCTGTTGCCCTTGCTCGGCGCATCGTTACTGCTCGTGCTCGTACTCGACCGTTGCCTGATCGCGCGACTGCCGCGCTTGCGCACTGCGTTGCGTTGA
- a CDS encoding TonB-dependent receptor: protein MHRRHHRSSLALACLAAALAPQLAHADAAAVDLDAVRVVAAPPPTGSIATASRLGLDPEELPATLDVLDRNEIQARGLRDSVEALRAMPGVMAGNLPGQPGVASMRGFASGAISYLFDGVRLTSSGFSSRNWDSFNFERIEVLKGPASVLYGEGVLAGAINYVPKSAQLDERGEELLLGYGSHGSARLGLDGNLPLSERLAIRAVLSAHRSDGHVDDTDSAALAFSGSLLWRPNERLSATLALDHQRDDFDTAYFGTPLVPRAAASRPSDLVDNAFGLAIDRAARERNYNVGDGRMDAHSTWLRSRLDYRIDERWSLSNELSVYDARRRWDNTEDFSYNAASGLLDRSSARIHHEQRVWNERLSLRHDGRLGGRRHVFAAGLEYSDTDFFNRRRFGRAAPVDLAAHERGEFPADTAANFRNGRNDFGTRVEVAAVFVEDAINLSPRWLLVGGLRHERISLDRDGLDLDTGLRSGFRRRFNPTSWRLGSVFDLRPGTQLYTQYSNAVLPVSSFLTINQRNNAFELSEGDSIEVGLRTRLLDDRLQLTAAAYRLRQDDILTRDPSQPALTVQNGRQSSRGVEFSLSAQATPRLRIDASASLLSARFDRLLESGGVDRSGKRPSNVPERSANLDAWYRLEGLPLSFGLGLRHVGDFYTDNANAYRVRSHTVADASVAWEPSPASRYSLRLRNLGNAFYAQWSGYSATQVYLGAPRTLELTYSHSF from the coding sequence ATGCACCGTCGCCACCACCGCTCCAGCCTCGCCCTCGCCTGCCTCGCCGCGGCCCTCGCCCCGCAGCTCGCCCACGCCGACGCCGCCGCGGTCGACCTGGATGCGGTGCGCGTCGTCGCCGCGCCGCCCCCGACAGGCTCGATCGCGACCGCGAGCCGGCTCGGCCTGGACCCGGAGGAACTCCCGGCGACGCTCGACGTGCTGGATCGCAACGAGATCCAGGCACGCGGCCTGCGCGACAGCGTCGAGGCGCTGCGCGCGATGCCCGGGGTCATGGCCGGCAATCTGCCGGGCCAGCCGGGCGTGGCCTCGATGCGAGGCTTCGCCAGCGGCGCGATCTCCTATTTGTTCGATGGCGTGCGCCTGACCAGTTCGGGCTTCTCCTCGCGCAACTGGGACAGTTTCAATTTCGAGCGCATCGAAGTGCTCAAAGGCCCGGCCTCGGTGCTGTACGGCGAAGGCGTGCTCGCCGGGGCGATCAACTACGTGCCCAAGAGCGCGCAACTCGACGAGCGCGGCGAAGAGCTGCTGCTCGGCTACGGCAGCCACGGCAGCGCCCGCCTCGGCCTCGACGGCAACCTGCCGCTGAGCGAGCGCCTGGCGATCCGCGCGGTGCTCAGCGCCCACCGCTCCGACGGCCACGTCGACGACACCGACTCGGCGGCGCTGGCGTTCAGCGGCTCGCTGCTGTGGCGCCCGAACGAGCGCTTGTCGGCCACGCTCGCCCTCGACCATCAGCGCGACGATTTCGACACCGCCTACTTCGGCACGCCGCTGGTGCCGCGCGCGGCGGCCAGCCGGCCGAGCGACCTGGTCGACAACGCCTTCGGCCTGGCGATCGACCGGGCCGCGCGCGAACGCAACTACAACGTCGGCGACGGCCGCATGGATGCGCATTCGACCTGGCTGCGCTCGCGCCTGGACTATCGCATCGACGAGCGCTGGTCGCTGAGCAACGAACTCAGCGTCTATGACGCGCGGCGCCGCTGGGACAATACCGAGGACTTCAGCTACAACGCCGCCAGCGGCCTGCTCGACCGCAGCAGCGCGCGCATCCATCACGAACAGCGGGTCTGGAACGAGCGCCTGAGCCTGCGCCACGACGGCCGCCTCGGTGGGCGCCGGCACGTGTTCGCGGCCGGATTGGAATACAGCGATACCGACTTCTTCAACCGGCGCCGCTTCGGCCGCGCCGCGCCGGTCGACCTGGCCGCGCACGAGCGCGGTGAGTTTCCGGCCGACACTGCCGCCAATTTCCGCAATGGCCGCAACGATTTCGGCACCCGCGTCGAGGTAGCCGCCGTGTTCGTCGAGGACGCGATCAACCTGAGCCCACGCTGGCTGCTGGTCGGCGGATTGCGCCACGAGCGCATCTCGCTGGATCGCGATGGTCTCGATCTCGACACCGGCCTGCGCAGCGGTTTCCGCCGCCGCTTCAACCCGACCTCGTGGCGGCTCGGCAGCGTGTTCGATCTGCGCCCCGGCACCCAGCTGTATACGCAATACAGCAACGCGGTGCTGCCGGTGAGTTCGTTCCTGACCATCAACCAGCGCAACAACGCCTTCGAGCTCAGCGAAGGCGATTCGATCGAAGTCGGCCTGCGCACCCGCTTGCTCGATGATCGCCTGCAACTGACCGCGGCCGCGTACCGCCTGCGCCAGGACGACATCCTGACCCGCGACCCGTCGCAGCCGGCACTGACCGTGCAGAACGGCCGGCAGTCCTCGCGCGGGGTCGAATTCTCGCTGTCGGCGCAGGCCACGCCGCGGCTGCGCATCGACGCCAGCGCGTCCTTGCTGTCGGCGCGCTTCGACCGCCTGCTCGAAAGCGGCGGCGTCGACCGCAGCGGCAAACGCCCCTCCAACGTGCCCGAGCGCAGCGCCAACCTCGACGCCTGGTATCGCCTCGAAGGCTTGCCCCTGAGCTTCGGCCTCGGCCTGCGCCACGTCGGCGATTTCTACACCGACAACGCCAATGCCTACCGGGTTCGTTCGCACACCGTCGCGGACGCTTCGGTCGCCTGGGAACCCTCGCCCGCCAGCCGTTACAGCCTGCGCCTGCGCAATCTCGGCAACGCTTTCTACGCGCAGTGGTCGGGCTATAGCGCGACTCAGGTCTACCTCGGCGCGCCGCGCACGCTCGAGCTGACCTATTCGCACTCGTTCTGA
- a CDS encoding DUF3224 domain-containing protein: MTRKIEGPFDVKLSPEPVHDAATGKFGRMAIDKRFHGELDAASRGEMLAAMTEVEGSAGYVALEKVEGRLDGRSGSFLLLHRALMVRGTPDLSIVVVPDSGTGELLGLSGTMGIDIREGGAHFYRFEYALPEAE, translated from the coding sequence ATGACCCGCAAGATCGAAGGCCCCTTCGACGTGAAACTCAGCCCGGAGCCGGTGCACGACGCGGCCACCGGGAAATTCGGGCGCATGGCGATCGACAAACGCTTCCATGGCGAACTCGATGCGGCCAGCCGCGGCGAGATGCTTGCGGCGATGACCGAGGTCGAAGGCTCGGCCGGCTATGTCGCCCTGGAGAAAGTCGAGGGCCGCCTGGACGGCCGCAGCGGCAGCTTCCTGTTATTGCACCGCGCCTTGATGGTGCGCGGTACGCCCGACCTCAGCATCGTAGTGGTGCCGGACTCGGGCACCGGCGAATTGCTCGGCCTGAGCGGCACGATGGGCATCGACATCCGCGAAGGCGGCGCGCACTTCTATCGCTTCGAATACGCGCTGCCCGAAGCCGAGTAA